Proteins co-encoded in one Cytobacillus sp. NJ13 genomic window:
- a CDS encoding DNA topoisomerase III: MKSLVLAEKPSVAREIARVLGCRQSHKSYMEGDKYIVTWALGHLIELKMPEHYDSKYKNWNLEDLPIIPDQMGLKVMKQTSHQYKAIENLAKRKDIKEIIIATDAGREGELVARWILEKIRWRKTIKRLWISSVTDRAIRDGFQNLKPGKQFEDLYESAVCRAEADWLIGLNVTRALTTKYKDPLSAGRVQTPTLALVMERETFIQKFVPKEYWTIRAQIGPLQADWEKNGEKRSFSKEAADGVLAKVQGQKAVIQSINRKEKTEPQPLPYDLTELQRDANKRFGFSAKKTSNVLQKLYEQHKLVTYPRTDSRYLSKDMEATMMDRLHGIAASYKDEVKPILANQGKVLAKRVFNNEKVTDHHAIIPTEERVHLGDLSADERKLYELILRRFLAIFHNPYKYETIHAAIDVNGETFTARETAVIDLGYRKVEHSSDEETGKQSLKNFSKGQSYTVQTAELSAKLTEPPLRYSEADILTQMEKYSLGTPATRAEIIERLLDTEAIERQNGRLFPTKKGKQLMDLVNEDLKSPELTAKWEQELEKIARGKADPKEFLQNIRKQTRTLVSEIKKSDKSYRAHNLTGSKCPECDSFLKERNTKDGKILVCSNLDCHFRKRKDPKLSNRRCPQCRKKMEIHQGKAGAYFQCRPCNVVEKAQDKKKAVNKREERKLVQKYTQKEDSFGTSLGDLLKAAMEDKD, from the coding sequence ATGAAATCACTTGTTCTTGCTGAAAAGCCCAGTGTTGCCCGCGAAATTGCACGGGTTCTGGGATGCCGGCAATCTCATAAAAGCTATATGGAAGGCGATAAATATATCGTGACTTGGGCTCTTGGCCATTTAATCGAGTTAAAGATGCCTGAGCATTATGACAGCAAATATAAAAACTGGAATCTGGAAGATCTGCCGATTATTCCTGACCAAATGGGCCTGAAGGTGATGAAGCAGACCAGCCACCAGTATAAAGCCATTGAGAACCTGGCAAAGCGGAAGGATATTAAGGAAATTATCATTGCTACTGATGCAGGCCGCGAAGGGGAGCTTGTCGCACGCTGGATATTGGAGAAAATCCGCTGGCGCAAGACAATCAAACGCTTATGGATTTCTTCTGTTACGGACCGCGCCATCCGGGACGGTTTTCAAAACCTTAAGCCAGGAAAACAATTTGAAGATCTGTATGAATCCGCAGTGTGCCGGGCAGAGGCTGATTGGCTCATTGGTCTGAATGTCACAAGGGCCCTGACTACTAAATATAAGGATCCCCTATCCGCCGGCCGGGTGCAGACGCCGACACTGGCACTCGTGATGGAAAGGGAAACATTCATTCAAAAATTTGTTCCAAAAGAGTACTGGACGATTCGCGCTCAAATTGGCCCTCTGCAGGCTGACTGGGAGAAAAACGGTGAAAAGCGCAGCTTTTCTAAAGAAGCAGCTGATGGAGTCCTTGCTAAAGTGCAGGGGCAAAAAGCGGTTATCCAGTCCATTAACCGGAAGGAAAAAACTGAGCCGCAGCCGCTTCCTTATGATTTGACGGAGCTGCAGCGTGACGCCAATAAACGTTTTGGTTTCTCAGCCAAGAAAACGTCGAATGTGCTGCAAAAACTTTATGAGCAGCATAAGCTTGTCACATATCCGCGGACAGACTCACGCTATTTGTCAAAAGATATGGAAGCAACCATGATGGATCGGCTTCATGGCATAGCTGCTTCCTATAAAGATGAAGTGAAGCCGATCCTCGCGAATCAAGGCAAGGTGCTGGCAAAGCGAGTCTTTAATAATGAAAAAGTAACTGATCACCATGCGATAATTCCGACTGAAGAACGTGTACACCTCGGTGATTTGTCTGCTGATGAGCGGAAGTTGTACGAATTGATTCTGCGCAGATTTCTGGCCATTTTCCATAACCCTTATAAGTATGAAACCATCCATGCTGCTATTGATGTTAACGGTGAAACATTCACAGCCAGGGAAACAGCAGTTATCGACCTGGGTTATCGCAAGGTTGAACACAGCAGTGATGAAGAAACAGGAAAACAGAGCCTGAAGAACTTCTCAAAAGGACAAAGCTATACGGTACAAACGGCTGAATTGTCCGCCAAGCTCACTGAACCCCCTCTTCGCTATTCCGAAGCTGACATTTTGACCCAGATGGAAAAATACAGCTTAGGAACACCTGCGACAAGAGCGGAAATCATTGAACGGCTTCTTGATACGGAAGCGATCGAAAGGCAAAATGGACGCCTGTTTCCGACTAAAAAGGGCAAACAGCTGATGGACCTGGTGAATGAAGATCTAAAATCACCGGAGCTGACTGCTAAATGGGAACAGGAGCTGGAGAAAATCGCACGCGGAAAAGCAGATCCCAAAGAGTTTCTGCAGAATATCCGCAAGCAGACACGGACATTGGTTTCAGAAATTAAAAAGAGCGATAAATCGTATCGTGCCCACAATCTCACGGGCTCAAAATGTCCAGAATGCGATTCCTTCCTGAAAGAAAGGAATACCAAGGACGGAAAAATACTTGTCTGTTCCAATCTTGATTGTCATTTCCGAAAGCGCAAAGATCCAAAGCTTTCAAACCGCCGCTGCCCTCAGTGCCGCAAAAAAATGGAGATCCACCAGGGTAAAGCAGGGGCCTACTTCCAATGCCGCCCATGCAATGTGGTGGAAAAAGCCCAGGACAAAAAGAAAGCCGTCAATAAACGGGAAGAACGCAAACTTGTTCAGAAATATACCCAGAAGGAAGATTCTTTTGGAACGAGCCTTGGCGATTTGCTGAAGGCTGCAATGGAAGATAAGGATTAA
- a CDS encoding TIGR00366 family protein has translation MLTRMADRFSKLVERYLPDAFVIAVLMTLFVFIAGFLMKPSEPVELFKSFGDGFWVYLAFTMQMVLLLMTGMALASVPSVQRILEKLSSKAKTANQAYVLTFLISSAAYYINWGLAVVVGAIIAREVGKRNQSAHFPLLVAAAYAPTALYTAGLSSSIGLTVATKGHFLEEVAGVIPTSETIFHPGTIAILIALVITMPIFIVLMAPKKGIISYVPPKTPKQEAEQQEILKTPAGKLERTPFLGIFTGLIGLIYAIFEFVNGRDLDLNIINITFLSLGLILHKSLVQYANAFKEAGSAISPIILQFPFYAGIIAVLGSSGLAESIINGMASIASKDTFDIFTYWAAGLVNILAPSGGGQWALQGPLQVPAGLQLGVDPAITAMAVGWGDAWTNLIQPFWALPILSVVGLHIRHIMGYCALLAIWVGIVTTVLMLFVY, from the coding sequence ATGTTAACCAGAATGGCAGACCGTTTCTCAAAGCTTGTGGAAAGGTATCTCCCTGACGCTTTTGTCATTGCGGTATTAATGACTCTGTTTGTATTTATTGCGGGATTTCTCATGAAGCCTTCTGAACCTGTTGAGCTGTTTAAATCCTTCGGTGACGGCTTTTGGGTGTATCTCGCTTTTACCATGCAGATGGTGCTCCTCTTAATGACAGGCATGGCGCTTGCTTCTGTTCCTTCTGTACAGCGTATCCTTGAAAAGCTGTCCTCTAAAGCGAAGACAGCCAACCAGGCTTACGTGCTGACTTTTCTCATTTCTTCTGCTGCTTATTATATTAACTGGGGCCTTGCTGTTGTAGTTGGCGCCATTATTGCCCGTGAAGTTGGGAAAAGAAATCAGAGCGCACACTTCCCTCTATTAGTGGCTGCAGCCTATGCACCAACTGCTCTATATACCGCTGGTTTATCAAGTTCAATTGGTTTGACTGTTGCGACTAAAGGCCATTTTCTGGAGGAAGTGGCTGGCGTCATTCCAACTTCGGAGACCATTTTCCATCCTGGAACGATTGCTATTTTAATTGCTCTTGTTATTACTATGCCGATTTTTATTGTGCTGATGGCACCCAAAAAAGGCATTATCTCATACGTTCCCCCTAAGACACCCAAGCAGGAAGCTGAACAGCAGGAAATTTTAAAAACTCCTGCCGGAAAGCTTGAAAGAACTCCCTTTCTCGGCATCTTTACCGGATTAATCGGATTAATCTATGCAATATTTGAGTTTGTAAACGGACGTGACCTTGACTTGAATATTATCAATATTACCTTTCTATCCTTGGGTCTCATCCTTCATAAATCGCTGGTACAATACGCCAATGCTTTTAAAGAAGCGGGTTCTGCCATTTCCCCTATCATTCTGCAATTCCCATTTTACGCTGGCATTATCGCCGTTCTCGGCAGCTCCGGGTTAGCAGAATCCATAATCAATGGAATGGCATCTATAGCAAGTAAAGACACCTTTGATATATTCACCTATTGGGCCGCTGGACTCGTCAATATTCTTGCTCCTTCAGGCGGCGGACAGTGGGCATTGCAGGGGCCGCTTCAAGTTCCTGCCGGTCTGCAGCTGGGTGTGGATCCCGCCATTACCGCTATGGCTGTCGGCTGGGGTGATGCCTGGACGAATCTGATCCAGCCTTTCTGGGCCCTTCCTATTTTAAGTGTGGTTGGCCTTCATATTCGTCACATTATGGGCTACTGTGCATTGCTGGCCATATGGGTGGGCATTGTAACTACTGTTTTGATGCTTTTTGTATATTAA
- a CDS encoding STAS domain-containing protein, with protein sequence MNAKNQHLYDYIQENSKNITDMWLSLRDKQKGSIYSADADPAYEKLLREQNTFTNRTVSAALIDEETFKKNMEEWAITVAESRVDSNTPIFQVLEALSNVRETYWHFVEKFINENLSDVTADDVLKWSTIINKAFDKLINKFSEKYYELTTNRLVAQQSLINELGTPVIPVKDHTAVLPLIGNIDTERARILLEEIPKKCAKEDVEHLFIDLSGVAIIDTMVAHQIFSLTTALHLLGVKSTISGISPEVAQTSIQLGLDFTGINTCGTLKQALKRQDIEGN encoded by the coding sequence ATGAATGCAAAAAATCAGCATCTTTATGATTACATTCAGGAGAATTCAAAAAATATCACAGATATGTGGCTGTCTTTAAGGGATAAACAGAAAGGCTCGATTTATTCTGCAGATGCAGACCCCGCTTATGAGAAGCTCCTGAGAGAACAAAATACGTTTACCAACCGCACCGTTTCAGCAGCTCTGATTGATGAGGAAACATTTAAGAAGAATATGGAAGAATGGGCCATTACAGTAGCTGAGAGCAGAGTGGATTCTAATACGCCCATTTTTCAAGTGCTTGAAGCTTTAAGCAATGTGCGGGAAACCTATTGGCATTTTGTTGAAAAGTTCATTAACGAAAACCTGTCTGATGTCACAGCAGATGATGTATTAAAATGGAGCACGATCATTAACAAGGCTTTTGATAAGCTCATCAATAAATTTTCAGAGAAATATTATGAACTAACTACCAATAGGCTTGTTGCCCAGCAAAGTTTGATCAATGAACTTGGAACTCCAGTCATTCCTGTAAAAGACCATACAGCTGTACTGCCGCTTATAGGCAATATTGACACAGAACGTGCACGAATCCTGCTGGAGGAAATTCCGAAAAAATGTGCAAAAGAAGATGTGGAACACCTATTTATTGATTTATCAGGTGTAGCCATCATCGACACGATGGTTGCCCATCAAATATTCTCTTTAACGACAGCTTTACATCTGCTGGGGGTAAAATCCACCATCTCCGGCATCAGCCCTGAAGTTGCCCAGACTTCCATTCAGCTTGGCCTGGACTTCACAGGCATTAATACTTGCGGTACATTAAAGCAAGCACTGAAAAGACAAGACATTGAAGGAAACTAA